One stretch of Candidatus Poribacteria bacterium DNA includes these proteins:
- the ndk gene encoding nucleoside-diphosphate kinase, giving the protein MMETEQTLVLIKPDGVQRGLIGEVIARYERKGLKIVGMKLQQLPREAVEALYAVHQGRSFYDVLIEFMTSAPIVALVVEGRGAIELVRIINGDTDPTKSQPGTIRGDLSVNVTHNIVHASDSEESAKRELDIVFRSEERYKYDRVDEVILHPIVV; this is encoded by the coding sequence ATAATGGAAACAGAACAGACATTGGTGCTGATTAAACCCGATGGGGTCCAACGTGGACTTATCGGGGAAGTTATTGCACGCTACGAGCGCAAGGGACTGAAGATTGTCGGAATGAAACTACAACAACTCCCGCGCGAGGCGGTAGAAGCACTCTACGCCGTCCATCAAGGACGCTCTTTTTACGATGTACTTATTGAATTCATGACTTCGGCACCCATTGTCGCTTTAGTTGTTGAGGGTCGAGGCGCGATAGAATTAGTGCGTATTATCAATGGAGATACCGATCCGACAAAATCGCAACCCGGAACAATTCGAGGCGATTTATCAGTGAACGTAACACATAACATTGTACACGCCTCCGACTCCGAAGAGAGTGCTAAGCGTGAACTCGACATCGTATTCCGATCCGAAGAACGCTACAAGTATGACCGAGTAGACGAGGTAATCTTGCATCCTATAGTTGTGTAA
- a CDS encoding NPCBM/NEW2 domain-containing protein — translation MKFINVSALVVMLLVGFAFSVHAAKSDCENLDGDGAKPVKEVNKEGDAVQNDYDEVVEEDERKGVTYLALIGGSEPKPNACGLNPSNDEGEWTGWGGPLDTDNATIGEGGGTRNEIVIGGIYFERGIGSHSIATLVYDLSGDNYLKFEGYVGMSDEKDPAECGHGGSGDFVFSVDGKQVFKSDVLQGTDGGKNVDAVKVEFDIPANASELEIIMGDGGDGAGCDHSAIGDAKLLNAQALAVEPANKLPTIWGHLKASY, via the coding sequence GTGAAATTTATTAATGTATCTGCTTTAGTCGTCATGCTTCTTGTTGGATTCGCTTTCAGCGTCCACGCTGCGAAGAGCGACTGTGAGAACTTAGATGGGGACGGAGCGAAACCGGTCAAGGAAGTCAACAAAGAAGGCGATGCCGTTCAGAACGATTATGATGAGGTCGTTGAAGAAGATGAGCGAAAGGGTGTCACCTACCTCGCCTTGATTGGCGGTAGCGAACCGAAACCGAACGCTTGCGGACTGAACCCATCAAATGATGAAGGCGAATGGACGGGATGGGGCGGTCCCCTTGATACCGACAATGCTACGATCGGCGAAGGCGGAGGTACCCGCAACGAAATCGTTATCGGTGGTATCTACTTTGAGCGTGGTATTGGATCCCATAGTATTGCTACACTCGTCTACGATTTAAGTGGCGACAATTACCTCAAATTTGAAGGTTATGTCGGCATGTCCGATGAGAAAGACCCCGCAGAGTGTGGACACGGCGGTAGTGGTGATTTCGTCTTCAGTGTTGACGGGAAACAGGTCTTCAAGTCTGATGTACTCCAAGGCACTGATGGCGGAAAAAATGTTGATGCCGTCAAGGTCGAATTCGATATCCCTGCGAACGCAAGCGAACTTGAAATCATCATGGGCGATGGGGGTGATGGTGCGGGTTGTGATCACTCCGCAATCGGCGATGCGAAACTCCTCAACGCACAAGCACTCGCTGTTGAACCCGCGAACAAACTTCCGACAATCTGGGGACATCTGAAGGCAAGTTATTAG
- a CDS encoding LamG domain-containing protein: protein MKKVLFTLGVMCFSLIAVHISTAEIDFDTAVGIWLFDEGRGGVAGDISVGGNEGELVKSPNWVDGKWGKALEFDGKASCVQTGQKLLDNLEEFTILTWVKTNDAPPNRTGLVGQNDAPEFGFINANSINLWTPTAGGTQNPWKYKHGDGEWHHVGCVATTDYVHTYIDGEYVEQKGGWANHGASAFNVNIGGCGVWDPGGNFFSGAMDEVAIFHSPLEQEDIQELMDVGFEQYLAVDPEGKLETTWGRIKATNHFR, encoded by the coding sequence GTGAAAAAAGTTTTATTCACCCTCGGCGTGATGTGTTTCAGCCTTATCGCGGTTCACATCAGCACCGCCGAGATTGACTTTGATACTGCGGTCGGTATATGGTTGTTCGACGAAGGCAGAGGCGGGGTCGCTGGAGACATTTCTGTGGGAGGAAACGAGGGTGAGCTCGTCAAATCCCCCAACTGGGTAGATGGTAAATGGGGCAAGGCACTTGAATTCGATGGAAAAGCCAGTTGTGTGCAAACTGGTCAGAAACTCCTTGACAATCTCGAAGAGTTTACCATTCTCACATGGGTAAAAACGAATGACGCGCCGCCGAACCGGACTGGACTCGTCGGGCAAAACGATGCCCCTGAATTCGGCTTTATTAATGCCAATTCTATTAATCTCTGGACACCTACTGCTGGTGGCACACAGAACCCTTGGAAATACAAACACGGGGACGGTGAATGGCACCACGTCGGGTGTGTCGCTACGACGGACTACGTCCATACCTATATTGATGGTGAATACGTTGAGCAAAAAGGCGGTTGGGCAAATCACGGCGCATCTGCCTTTAATGTCAATATTGGTGGGTGTGGAGTCTGGGATCCCGGTGGAAACTTCTTTTCAGGGGCAATGGACGAAGTCGCTATCTTCCACTCCCCCTTGGAACAGGAAGATATTCAAGAACTGATGGACGTAGGGTTTGAACAGTATTTGGCGGTTGACCCGGAAGGTAAACTCGAAACAACTTGGGGTCGTATTAAGGCGACTAACCATTTTAGGTAA
- a CDS encoding LamG domain-containing protein produces the protein MKKVLLTLGVICFSLIVAHISPAEIDFESAVGIWLFDEGKGGVAKDLSGQGNDGEVVKAPWVDGKFGKALDFDGKAGCVKTGQKLLEALEEFTILAWIQSTDDPPARTGLVGQNNAPEFGFITTNELSLWTPSAGLTNNPWKHKHGDGNWHHVGCVATQDYVHTYIDGEYAEQKGKWGNHGAAPFDVNIGGCGVWDPGGNFFPGLMDEVMIFHSALEQEDIQELMDKGYQNYLAVDPEGKLETTWGRIKATHHIRQ, from the coding sequence GTGAAAAAAGTTTTATTAACCCTCGGTGTAATCTGTTTCAGTCTCATTGTTGCACACATCAGTCCTGCCGAGATTGATTTTGAATCTGCGGTCGGTATCTGGTTGTTTGACGAAGGCAAAGGTGGGGTCGCTAAAGACTTATCCGGGCAAGGAAACGACGGCGAGGTCGTCAAAGCACCGTGGGTAGATGGTAAATTCGGCAAAGCACTCGATTTTGATGGAAAAGCGGGCTGTGTCAAGACTGGGCAGAAACTTCTTGAGGCTCTTGAAGAGTTTACTATTCTTGCATGGATACAGAGCACGGACGATCCGCCCGCCCGGACTGGACTTGTTGGACAGAACAACGCACCTGAATTTGGTTTTATTACGACCAATGAACTTAGCCTCTGGACGCCTTCAGCGGGGCTGACAAATAATCCATGGAAACATAAACACGGTGATGGGAATTGGCATCACGTCGGGTGTGTTGCGACTCAGGACTACGTCCACACTTATATTGATGGTGAATACGCCGAGCAGAAGGGGAAATGGGGGAATCATGGCGCAGCACCTTTTGATGTTAACATCGGTGGCTGTGGGGTCTGGGATCCAGGCGGAAACTTTTTTCCGGGTCTGATGGACGAAGTCATGATTTTCCACTCGGCATTGGAGCAAGAGGATATCCAAGAGTTAATGGACAAAGGATATCAAAATTACTTGGCAGTTGATCCGGAAGGCAAACTCGAAACAACGTGGGGTCGTATTAAGGCGACTCATCATATCAGGCAATAA
- a CDS encoding tetratricopeptide repeat protein produces MKKLTLCLSLMLINTFTPVESEIDVPQPADLGLVKEKLLLDAIEAAQGSVRNAPDDANVWGHLGDVYLSHGWEIPAIPCYRQASQLAPNEFRWYYLLGRLNKQHYPKESVEYLTRALALDPKYVPAHLYLASALRILGRLDEARHHLERAKQLQPDNPFSELWLGEIALSRQQIEDARTHLERALRLNPGQSEAHALMAQIAITAGDTQAAQQHAQAARQPSQYNELSDPAWWEVLQAGVTAPLYAERGRHYMSRGDYAHAVAEFAPLITDTQKDIKVWFDYGISLMHTRQHTEALAVFERTQWLLHNDAEIQKERSTDEIAYLKAQAYNYMGQIYYEIGQTDAAVLACQKTLQFGELLIRGGENGKPQGQLGISAYGTFFSNVHANLAMVYENTNQLEAAIGHYQKALELQPVKLSLHSNLAGVYWKKRRYVEAEPHYKQVIAHEARDVQAIYRLGLIFVMKNHYLEAISHFKKVIEIDGTHVRAYGALGVAYQKIGHISEAIGTFEKVLELEPGNKVALDLLQQLHESK; encoded by the coding sequence TTGAAGAAATTAACGCTCTGTTTATCTCTCATGCTCATCAACACATTTACACCCGTAGAGAGTGAGATTGATGTCCCACAACCCGCGGACCTCGGTTTAGTAAAAGAAAAACTCCTTTTAGATGCTATCGAAGCTGCCCAAGGGTCAGTCCGAAACGCTCCAGACGATGCGAATGTATGGGGACACTTGGGGGATGTCTATCTGAGTCACGGCTGGGAAATTCCAGCGATACCGTGTTATCGCCAAGCCAGCCAACTCGCTCCGAATGAATTCCGGTGGTACTACTTACTCGGAAGACTCAACAAGCAGCACTACCCAAAAGAATCTGTCGAATACCTAACCCGTGCGCTCGCTTTGGATCCAAAATACGTGCCTGCACATCTCTATCTCGCTTCGGCACTCCGTATTTTAGGACGGCTTGATGAAGCACGCCACCATTTGGAACGCGCGAAGCAGCTCCAACCTGACAACCCCTTCTCTGAACTCTGGCTCGGCGAAATCGCGCTGTCGAGGCAGCAGATAGAAGACGCTCGGACGCATTTGGAGAGAGCTCTGCGCCTGAATCCGGGGCAGAGCGAAGCACACGCCTTGATGGCACAAATCGCGATTACGGCAGGGGATACACAAGCGGCACAACAGCACGCACAAGCAGCACGCCAACCGAGCCAGTACAATGAATTATCGGATCCAGCGTGGTGGGAAGTCCTACAAGCCGGTGTCACTGCGCCTCTGTATGCCGAACGCGGGAGACACTATATGTCAAGAGGGGATTATGCCCATGCTGTGGCTGAATTTGCGCCGCTCATCACAGATACGCAAAAAGATATAAAAGTGTGGTTTGACTACGGGATTTCACTCATGCATACAAGGCAACATACTGAAGCCCTTGCTGTGTTTGAACGCACCCAATGGTTACTCCATAACGATGCGGAGATTCAGAAAGAGAGAAGTACAGACGAAATAGCGTATTTGAAAGCACAAGCCTATAACTACATGGGACAGATCTACTATGAAATTGGACAGACAGACGCAGCAGTTCTCGCCTGTCAAAAGACACTTCAGTTCGGAGAATTACTCATCAGGGGCGGAGAAAATGGCAAGCCTCAAGGACAATTGGGCATTTCGGCTTACGGCACTTTTTTCTCGAATGTGCATGCGAATCTGGCAATGGTGTATGAGAACACAAATCAACTTGAAGCGGCGATTGGACACTATCAAAAAGCCCTTGAACTACAGCCAGTAAAACTGTCTCTGCATAGCAACCTTGCTGGTGTCTATTGGAAAAAACGCCGTTATGTGGAAGCCGAGCCGCACTACAAACAGGTTATAGCTCACGAAGCAAGGGATGTCCAAGCCATTTACAGATTAGGTTTAATCTTTGTAATGAAGAATCACTACCTTGAAGCCATCTCCCATTTTAAAAAAGTTATCGAAATTGACGGAACGCACGTTCGCGCGTATGGTGCGTTAGGCGTCGCTTACCAGAAAATAGGACATATTTCAGAGGCGATTGGTACCTTTGAAAAGGTTTTAGAATTAGAACCGGGTAATAAGGTTGCGTTAGACCTGCTCCAGCAGCTGCATGAATCGAAGTAG
- a CDS encoding FG-GAP-like repeat-containing protein, translated as MFVKRYTTIFILLTSILWTAEAETDTPVFTEVTSALGLTQTDAVWPAGTHALPEVIGSGVALFDYDNDAALDILHIRFPPPGKTDTPAPNRLFQQQPDGTFVDVTDAAGIGDKGYGQGVAIGDVDNDGDADVHVTNYGPDAFYRNNGDGTFSLADVGISNEGWGTSATFGDYDRDGYLDLYVANYVQFDPAAVCRGKHSAPDYCNPQVFDAAPDCLFRNNGNGTFTDVTQQAGIAAMPGRGLGVVCLDLTGDGWVDFYVANDGEANQLWVNQTDGTFSEEAIVRGLAFNAYGQPEGSMGIAVGDVNGDMRADLFATHLSGETNTLYITTPYAVFVDMTEVSGFAGHDLLFTGFGCGFLDFDNDADLDIALVNGRVKRGTILEGANVGEFWNFYAEPNLLFQNSRTASENPVSTITFKDVSALAPDFTHPVEVSRGMAFGDIDRDGDVDMVVSSLDNRMRLFRNDGAPSQNNYLFVQAITQNRDALGARVTLRTESRDLMAHVLPGTSYLSSSEPSVHFGLGKIDAVKAIEVHWPDGDREKFPGSAANRRVTVSQGEGVSF; from the coding sequence ATGTTTGTTAAACGATACACAACAATTTTTATTCTTCTTACGAGTATCTTATGGACAGCCGAAGCAGAAACCGATACACCCGTTTTTACAGAGGTAACTTCGGCACTTGGTTTGACACAAACAGACGCGGTTTGGCCAGCAGGCACACATGCTCTGCCCGAAGTCATCGGGAGCGGTGTCGCTCTGTTTGATTATGATAACGACGCCGCATTGGACATCCTGCACATCCGATTTCCACCACCGGGAAAAACCGATACACCCGCGCCTAACCGACTTTTTCAACAACAACCCGACGGCACGTTTGTTGACGTTACAGATGCGGCTGGCATCGGAGACAAGGGTTACGGACAAGGGGTTGCAATTGGTGATGTGGATAATGATGGGGACGCTGATGTCCACGTAACGAACTACGGACCCGATGCATTTTACCGAAACAACGGAGATGGTACTTTTAGTCTCGCAGACGTAGGTATCTCAAACGAGGGGTGGGGGACATCGGCGACTTTCGGCGATTACGATAGGGACGGATACCTCGATCTCTATGTTGCCAACTACGTTCAATTTGATCCAGCAGCGGTGTGTCGTGGAAAGCACAGCGCGCCAGATTATTGTAATCCGCAAGTTTTTGATGCCGCTCCAGACTGTCTATTCCGAAACAACGGAAATGGCACGTTTACAGATGTGACACAACAAGCGGGTATCGCTGCAATGCCGGGAAGAGGGCTCGGCGTTGTTTGTCTCGATCTGACGGGTGATGGATGGGTGGATTTTTACGTTGCAAATGACGGCGAAGCAAATCAACTCTGGGTCAATCAGACAGATGGCACCTTCAGTGAGGAAGCGATCGTGCGTGGGCTCGCCTTTAACGCTTACGGACAACCTGAAGGCAGCATGGGCATTGCAGTCGGAGATGTCAACGGTGATATGCGGGCGGATCTCTTCGCAACCCATTTGTCCGGCGAAACGAACACGCTTTACATCACTACGCCTTATGCCGTGTTTGTTGATATGACTGAAGTCTCAGGCTTCGCTGGACACGATCTGCTTTTTACAGGCTTCGGGTGCGGATTTCTCGATTTCGACAACGATGCCGACCTCGATATTGCCCTTGTCAATGGACGTGTGAAGCGTGGGACTATTTTAGAGGGTGCCAACGTTGGCGAATTCTGGAACTTCTACGCTGAGCCGAATTTGCTTTTCCAAAATTCTCGGACGGCATCTGAAAATCCAGTATCAACCATCACTTTCAAGGATGTAAGCGCGCTTGCTCCCGATTTCACACACCCGGTTGAAGTGAGCCGCGGCATGGCTTTTGGGGATATTGACCGAGATGGCGATGTCGATATGGTGGTGAGCAGTTTGGACAATCGGATGCGCCTTTTCCGAAATGATGGCGCGCCATCGCAGAACAACTATCTTTTTGTTCAAGCCATCACGCAGAACCGAGATGCACTCGGTGCCCGCGTGACACTACGCACCGAATCCCGCGATCTGATGGCTCACGTCCTGCCGGGAACGAGTTACCTCAGTAGTAGTGAACCGAGCGTCCACTTCGGATTGGGAAAAATCGATGCCGTCAAGGCGATTGAAGTACACTGGCCGGATGGGGATCGTGAAAAATTTCCGGGTTCAGCTGCCAACCGGCGTGTAACGGTGTCCCAGGGAGAGGGGGTGTCCTTTTGA
- a CDS encoding LamG domain-containing protein, whose translation MKFNALTFILFSLGLMAMSLVAVNSSSAEIDPSSVVGLWLFDDGAGSIAMDSSGNNNHGTIVNAPIWVDGRFGGALGFDGTGNCVSTGQRLLNGRREFTVVAWVKPGNITSNRVGLIGQNDSPEFGFINPTTVALWTPTAGSNNNPYPHPSGEWHHVAAVATREFTKVYVDGEATTVEGSWPNHGRSDFNVNIGGCGIWDGDGNWFTGAMDEVGLFHAPLTDDDIADVMNNGLQVLGVAVEPAGKIAVTWGMLKRQD comes from the coding sequence ATGAAATTTAATGCTTTAACATTTATTCTGTTCAGTCTTGGACTGATGGCTATGAGTCTCGTTGCTGTCAACAGCAGTAGTGCCGAAATTGATCCCAGTAGTGTCGTAGGTCTTTGGTTGTTTGATGACGGGGCAGGAAGCATAGCGATGGACTCATCAGGAAATAACAATCATGGAACTATCGTCAACGCTCCAATTTGGGTGGATGGTCGGTTTGGCGGTGCTTTGGGCTTTGATGGCACGGGCAACTGTGTCAGCACCGGTCAAAGACTCCTCAACGGTCGGCGCGAGTTCACTGTTGTCGCTTGGGTGAAGCCGGGGAATATTACCTCTAACCGTGTCGGATTGATAGGACAAAACGATTCACCGGAGTTCGGTTTTATTAACCCAACGACTGTTGCCTTGTGGACACCTACTGCCGGCAGCAATAATAATCCGTATCCACATCCATCTGGTGAATGGCACCACGTTGCTGCTGTTGCGACGCGCGAATTCACCAAAGTTTACGTGGATGGAGAGGCAACAACGGTAGAAGGCAGCTGGCCCAACCACGGTCGGTCGGATTTCAACGTCAATATCGGCGGGTGTGGCATTTGGGATGGTGATGGCAACTGGTTCACGGGTGCTATGGACGAAGTCGGGCTTTTCCATGCCCCCTTGACCGATGACGATATTGCTGACGTTATGAATAACGGTTTACAGGTCTTGGGTGTCGCGGTAGAACCTGCTGGAAAAATCGCTGTCACTTGGGGCATGCTTAAGCGGCAAGATTAA
- a CDS encoding RNA-binding protein produces MNIYVGNVPYAATEEDLEALFSEYGPVATATIIRDRYDGRSKGFGFVEMENQEDGERAIEALDGQEMMGRPLKVNPARPREQRREPRQYNAEM; encoded by the coding sequence ATGAATATCTACGTTGGCAACGTGCCTTATGCGGCCACGGAAGAGGACCTTGAAGCACTCTTTAGTGAGTACGGTCCGGTTGCGACTGCTACAATTATCCGTGACCGGTACGATGGTCGCTCCAAAGGATTTGGCTTCGTTGAAATGGAAAACCAAGAGGATGGCGAGCGAGCGATAGAAGCGTTGGACGGTCAAGAAATGATGGGACGTCCGTTGAAGGTCAACCCAGCACGTCCTCGCGAGCAACGCCGTGAGCCTCGTCAGTATAACGCGGAGATGTAG
- the polA gene encoding DNA polymerase I, producing MQDEQRDTFYIIDTHAEIFRAYYAIRNGLTSSVTGEATHAVFGFAGTLIRILSQLKPQYLVAAIDTPGKTFRNDLYSAYKANRSAPPDDLVTQIHRILQLLEAFGILTLGKPELEADDIIASLTQTILDTPEAGHVDVTIVSRDKDLEQLLCDRVAMLDLHKDTIIDVQSLWETKGIKPSQVVDMLALMGDNSDNVPGVEKIGPKTAAQLIQQYDSVDGIFAHIEEIKGKRRENLEKARSQIALAQQLVTLRRDADLDFSLEQARVKPLDLKKILPLFEELELKRYQQVVTELAEGDAGSDSSTLTQPTTRKERVAALARKTDSILDKGDYDTAETGTYSAIVTHTELKELVETLSAQAIFSFDTETDGLERESTLCGLSFSWAPKQGVYVPIRSPQPEGHLDADTVLSALKPILEDPDLPKCGHNLKFDTGILIRNGIKLQGAVFDTLLASQLVDARTPSHNLDTLALLHLNHKMISFQELTAAPSDNNSDEMKDLGELFEAEAEEQRTIDEIPLEQATIYAAEDADIALRLHHFLTPKLEEMDITALVRDIESPLAPILAEMEYNGIVCDREELKHQSGVISQLVNTRQEEIHEIVGYPCNIDSPRQLAQVLFEELGFKPVKRTRGGKVSTDVTVLEALSLREDINNPKTSVPRLIIEYRQFRKLQSTYLAQLQAAVDPKTERIHTHLYQLTTATGRLKSDRPNLQNIPVRTEIGRQLRRAFIAPEGHKLICADYSQIELRILAHFSEDEHLIETFTEDLDIHTAVASQVFEVPTDAVTRELRDKAKTINFGIIYGVSPTGLSRRIKGMQVQEAAALIADYKTRFPGIEGFLQACVREASDQGYVSTLTGRRRAIPEIYASNQRQRSLGERLAINTVVQGSAADLMKAAMVRVQQRIDKDRLPMKMLLQIHDELVLETPEAHAEAYAEIVCEEMENAMSLRVPLRTEAGIGDNWMIAK from the coding sequence ATGCAAGATGAACAGAGAGATACTTTCTACATCATTGATACACACGCCGAGATATTCCGAGCGTACTACGCCATCCGCAACGGATTAACGAGCAGCGTCACCGGTGAAGCGACACACGCCGTGTTTGGATTTGCGGGAACGCTCATTAGAATCCTTTCGCAACTTAAGCCGCAATATCTCGTCGCTGCGATCGATACACCCGGCAAAACGTTTCGCAATGATCTTTACTCAGCATACAAAGCAAACCGATCCGCACCCCCTGACGATCTCGTGACCCAGATTCATCGCATTTTGCAATTACTTGAGGCATTCGGTATCCTAACGCTTGGTAAACCTGAGTTGGAAGCGGATGACATTATAGCATCTCTCACACAAACAATTCTCGATACCCCGGAAGCAGGCCACGTAGATGTTACCATCGTTTCGAGAGACAAAGACCTTGAGCAACTTCTCTGTGATCGGGTAGCGATGTTAGACCTTCACAAAGATACGATCATCGACGTTCAATCCTTGTGGGAGACGAAAGGCATAAAACCGTCGCAGGTCGTCGATATGCTTGCGTTGATGGGAGATAACTCAGATAACGTCCCGGGTGTTGAAAAAATCGGTCCCAAGACGGCAGCACAACTGATTCAGCAGTACGATTCTGTTGACGGTATTTTTGCGCATATTGAGGAAATTAAGGGAAAACGTCGCGAGAATCTGGAGAAGGCACGTTCGCAAATTGCTCTGGCGCAACAACTCGTGACGTTGCGGCGAGATGCGGATTTAGACTTCTCACTGGAGCAGGCTCGCGTTAAACCACTTGACCTGAAGAAAATCCTACCGCTGTTTGAAGAATTGGAACTTAAACGTTATCAACAGGTTGTAACAGAACTCGCCGAGGGCGACGCTGGTTCGGATAGTTCTACGCTCACCCAACCGACAACTCGTAAAGAACGCGTTGCAGCGTTGGCGCGAAAGACGGATTCTATCTTGGATAAAGGGGACTACGACACCGCGGAAACAGGCACCTATTCGGCAATTGTTACACACACCGAATTAAAAGAGCTCGTCGAGACGCTTTCGGCACAAGCGATTTTCAGTTTTGACACCGAAACGGACGGTTTGGAGCGCGAGTCAACGCTTTGTGGTCTCAGTTTTTCGTGGGCACCGAAGCAGGGCGTTTATGTCCCAATCCGCTCACCGCAACCTGAGGGTCATCTCGATGCCGATACGGTGCTTTCCGCACTCAAACCGATTTTGGAAGACCCGGACCTACCGAAATGTGGGCATAACCTGAAATTTGATACGGGTATCCTCATCCGAAACGGGATTAAACTCCAAGGTGCTGTTTTCGATACCTTATTGGCAAGTCAATTGGTTGACGCTCGGACTCCCTCTCATAATCTTGATACGTTGGCACTCCTTCATTTGAATCATAAAATGATCTCCTTTCAGGAGTTAACCGCAGCTCCGAGTGATAACAACAGTGATGAAATGAAGGATTTAGGAGAACTCTTTGAGGCAGAAGCAGAAGAACAGAGAACAATTGATGAGATCCCGTTAGAACAAGCGACAATCTATGCTGCAGAAGACGCTGATATTGCGTTACGGCTTCATCACTTCCTGACCCCGAAATTGGAAGAGATGGACATTACGGCGTTAGTCCGTGATATAGAATCACCGCTCGCCCCTATTCTCGCTGAGATGGAATATAACGGCATCGTTTGTGATAGAGAGGAACTCAAACATCAAAGCGGCGTGATCAGCCAACTCGTTAACACACGGCAAGAAGAGATTCACGAAATAGTTGGGTATCCGTGTAATATTGATTCGCCGAGACAATTAGCACAAGTCCTATTTGAGGAACTCGGTTTCAAACCGGTGAAACGGACGCGCGGTGGTAAAGTTTCTACGGATGTGACGGTTTTGGAAGCCCTCTCTTTGAGAGAGGATATCAATAATCCGAAGACGAGTGTGCCGCGTCTGATCATCGAATATCGCCAATTCCGAAAGTTGCAGAGTACCTATTTGGCGCAGCTTCAGGCAGCAGTAGATCCGAAAACCGAGCGTATCCACACACATCTCTACCAACTCACAACAGCAACAGGACGTTTGAAGTCGGATCGACCGAATTTACAGAACATTCCAGTCCGGACAGAAATCGGGAGACAGTTGCGGCGTGCCTTCATAGCACCCGAGGGCCATAAGTTAATCTGTGCCGACTATTCACAGATTGAACTTCGCATCCTTGCGCACTTCAGCGAAGACGAGCATTTAATCGAAACGTTCACTGAGGATTTAGACATCCACACAGCAGTCGCTTCGCAGGTGTTCGAGGTGCCGACTGATGCCGTTACGCGGGAGCTTCGGGATAAAGCAAAGACTATCAATTTCGGTATCATCTATGGTGTATCCCCCACAGGTCTCTCGCGCCGGATTAAAGGGATGCAGGTACAGGAAGCGGCAGCCCTCATTGCGGATTATAAGACCCGTTTTCCGGGGATAGAGGGCTTTCTACAGGCGTGTGTCCGCGAGGCATCGGATCAGGGATACGTTAGCACGCTTACCGGACGGCGACGGGCAATCCCAGAAATTTACGCTTCCAACCAAAGGCAGCGAAGCCTCGGCGAACGGCTGGCAATCAATACAGTGGTGCAAGGTTCCGCTGCAGACCTAATGAAAGCGGCAATGGTTCGTGTGCAGCAACGTATTGATAAAGACAGGCTCCCCATGAAAATGCTCCTACAGATTCACGATGAATTAGTGCTTGAGACACCCGAAGCACACGCCGAAGCATACGCTGAGATTGTTTGTGAGGAGATGGAGAACGCAATGTCCTTGCGAGTACCGCTGCGGACAGAAGCGGGTATCGGTGATAATTGGATGATCGCGAAGTAA